The following are encoded together in the Actinoplanes sp. N902-109 genome:
- a CDS encoding molybdopterin-dependent oxidoreductase — protein MLRTGKPALIGVLCAALGVAAAELLAAATRPQAGPLVAVGGAVIDAAPTPVKEFAVRTLGTHDKPVLLGSIALVLALFTAAVGIAAFRRRWIAFAGAAVFGVAGAGAALARPVAMPYDAVPSLVGAAIAGFLLYRLARPAREVVVDRRKFLRAALVVGGGALVAGGAAATIKRVRGGAVTRSREAITFPAPADPAKPLPSGVADGFYSTNFYRVDTALSVPRIDVSTWRLRIHGMLGKERTLSFDDLLKRPLIERDITLNCVSNEVGGPYIGTARWLGVPLAPLLRELDLDPAADQLVARSVEGMTIGTPVATVLDGRDAMLVVGMNGKPLPLEHGFPVRMLTPGLFGYAGACKWLDELELTTFADYDAYWVKRGWGARGPVKTASRIDAPKPFAQLDAGTVTVAGVAWAQGRGIRNVEVRVDDRPWQKADLLPVPSSDTWVQWRWAWDATPGPHTLTVRATDGTGAVQTEQRVTPFPDGATGWHSITATVQ, from the coding sequence GTGCTGCGTACGGGAAAGCCGGCGCTGATCGGTGTGCTCTGCGCCGCGCTCGGGGTGGCTGCCGCGGAACTGCTCGCGGCGGCCACCCGGCCGCAGGCCGGCCCCCTGGTGGCGGTCGGCGGAGCGGTCATCGATGCGGCACCGACACCGGTCAAGGAATTCGCGGTCCGCACCCTGGGCACCCATGACAAGCCGGTGCTGCTCGGCAGCATCGCCCTGGTACTGGCACTGTTCACGGCCGCGGTGGGCATTGCCGCGTTCCGGCGCCGGTGGATCGCCTTCGCCGGGGCAGCGGTGTTCGGTGTCGCGGGTGCGGGGGCGGCGCTGGCCCGCCCGGTGGCGATGCCGTACGACGCGGTGCCGTCGCTGGTGGGCGCCGCGATCGCCGGTTTCCTGCTGTACCGGCTGGCCCGTCCGGCGCGCGAGGTCGTTGTCGACCGGCGCAAGTTCCTGCGGGCGGCCCTGGTGGTCGGCGGCGGCGCCCTGGTGGCGGGGGGCGCCGCCGCGACCATCAAGCGGGTCCGCGGCGGGGCGGTGACCCGCTCGCGCGAGGCCATCACCTTCCCGGCCCCCGCCGACCCGGCCAAGCCGCTGCCCAGCGGGGTTGCCGACGGCTTCTACTCCACCAACTTCTACCGGGTCGACACCGCGCTGAGCGTCCCGCGCATCGACGTGTCGACGTGGCGGCTGCGCATCCACGGCATGCTCGGCAAGGAACGGACGCTCAGCTTCGACGACCTGCTCAAGCGGCCGCTGATCGAGCGCGACATCACGCTCAACTGTGTGTCGAACGAGGTCGGCGGTCCGTACATCGGCACCGCCCGGTGGCTGGGGGTGCCGCTGGCGCCGCTGCTGCGCGAGCTGGATCTGGACCCGGCGGCGGACCAGCTCGTGGCCCGCTCGGTCGAGGGCATGACGATCGGTACGCCGGTCGCCACGGTCCTGGACGGCCGGGACGCCATGCTGGTGGTCGGGATGAACGGCAAGCCGCTGCCGCTCGAGCACGGTTTCCCGGTCCGGATGCTGACCCCCGGCCTGTTCGGGTACGCCGGTGCCTGCAAGTGGCTCGACGAGCTGGAACTGACCACCTTCGCCGACTACGACGCGTACTGGGTGAAACGGGGCTGGGGTGCCCGTGGCCCGGTCAAGACCGCCTCGCGGATCGACGCGCCGAAGCCGTTCGCCCAGCTCGACGCGGGCACGGTGACCGTGGCCGGGGTGGCCTGGGCGCAGGGCCGGGGCATCCGCAACGTCGAGGTGCGGGTCGACGACCGCCCCTGGCAGAAGGCCGATCTGCTGCCGGTGCCGTCCTCGGACACCTGGGTGCAGTGGCGGTGGGCCTGGGACGCCACGCCCGGTCCGCACACGCTGACCGTCCGCGCGACCGATGGCACCGGCGCTGTGCAGACCGAGCAGCGGGTCACCCCGTTCCCGGACGGTGCGACGGGCTGGCACAGCATCACCGCAACTGTGCAGTGA
- a CDS encoding fasciclin domain-containing protein — MPTDDSNPGSFAAMAQVPVATAASGNPVLSTLVSAVKKAGLVDSLNTADALTVFAPANSAFDKIPAGDLKKVLADKKQLTSILTYHVVPGKLAPADLAGTHKTLEGDSVTVTGSGTDFKVGDASVVCGNVQTANATVYIIDSVLMPKS, encoded by the coding sequence GTGCCGACCGACGACTCCAACCCGGGCAGCTTCGCCGCGATGGCGCAGGTGCCGGTGGCCACCGCCGCGTCCGGCAACCCGGTGCTCTCCACCCTGGTCAGCGCGGTCAAGAAGGCCGGACTCGTGGACTCGCTGAACACCGCGGACGCGCTGACCGTGTTCGCCCCGGCGAACTCGGCCTTCGACAAGATCCCGGCGGGCGACCTGAAGAAGGTGCTGGCCGACAAGAAGCAGCTGACCAGCATCCTGACCTACCACGTCGTGCCCGGGAAGCTGGCCCCGGCCGACCTGGCGGGCACGCACAAGACGCTTGAGGGTGACAGCGTCACGGTGACCGGCAGTGGCACGGACTTCAAGGTCGGCGACGCCTCGGTGGTGTGCGGCAACGTGCAGACGGCGAACGCGACCGTCTACATCATCGACTCCGTCCTGATGCCGAAGAGCTGA
- a CDS encoding anti-sigma factor domain-containing protein, protein MIDVHSLVGAYVLDAVDDLERVAFERHVTECESCRLELDELRETSARMADSTWSVPPPRLRTEVMAAIGRTRQLPPAESAAPATQARPSRVRRLTLAAAAALVLAAGTGTTVYAIQDQRVRDQSAVAAAAQLREARIQAILAAPDVLVRTSSVRGGGKVTVASSAARNAAVVSLGADHAPGAGQAFQMWSIHGTTPTDAGVMAAGQGSAVTIVEGLPSSDALGVTLEPAGGSAEPTLPLYAQISLK, encoded by the coding sequence ATGATTGACGTCCATTCGCTGGTCGGGGCATACGTGCTCGACGCGGTCGACGATCTTGAGCGGGTCGCGTTCGAGCGGCACGTCACGGAGTGCGAGTCCTGCCGGCTGGAGCTGGACGAGCTGCGCGAGACATCGGCGCGGATGGCGGACAGCACCTGGTCGGTGCCCCCGCCGCGGTTGCGCACCGAGGTGATGGCCGCGATCGGCCGGACCCGGCAGCTGCCCCCGGCCGAGTCGGCGGCTCCCGCGACCCAGGCGCGTCCCAGCCGGGTGCGGCGGTTGACGCTGGCCGCGGCCGCCGCGCTGGTGCTGGCCGCGGGCACCGGCACGACCGTCTACGCCATCCAGGACCAGCGGGTACGGGACCAGAGTGCGGTCGCCGCGGCGGCTCAGCTCCGGGAGGCCCGCATCCAGGCGATCCTGGCCGCGCCGGACGTGCTGGTGCGCACGTCGTCGGTGCGCGGGGGTGGCAAGGTCACGGTGGCGTCGTCGGCTGCCCGGAACGCGGCGGTGGTGTCGCTCGGCGCGGATCACGCGCCGGGCGCCGGCCAGGCCTTCCAGATGTGGTCGATCCACGGCACCACGCCCACCGACGCCGGTGTGATGGCCGCCGGACAGGGTTCGGCGGTGACGATCGTCGAGGGGCTGCCCAGCAGCGACGCCCTCGGGGTGACCCTGGAACCGGCCGGCGGCTCGGCCGAGCCCACCCTGCCGTTGTACGCCCAAATTTCTTTGAAATAG
- a CDS encoding sigma-70 family RNA polymerase sigma factor, translated as MSEYGTARRPEHLSAVPAPPADIGDLLREVARGDEKAFARLYDLVAPRVYGLIRRVLRDPAQAEEVAQEVLVEVWRTAARFDGSRGSATAWMFTIAHRRAVDRVRAEQASADRTLKVGVASVDTPYDEVVEEVSGRLERQQVRRCMDDLTELQRQAVTLAYYQGHSYREVADLLGAPLPTIKTRMRDGLIRLRDCLGVEVAS; from the coding sequence ATGTCGGAGTACGGCACCGCCCGGCGACCGGAGCACCTGTCTGCTGTGCCGGCCCCGCCAGCCGACATCGGCGACCTGTTACGAGAGGTCGCGCGTGGCGACGAGAAAGCGTTCGCACGGCTGTACGACCTGGTGGCCCCGCGCGTCTACGGGCTGATCCGCCGGGTGCTCCGCGACCCCGCGCAGGCCGAGGAGGTGGCGCAGGAGGTGCTGGTCGAGGTCTGGCGCACCGCTGCCCGCTTCGACGGTTCGCGGGGTTCCGCGACGGCATGGATGTTCACGATCGCCCACCGCCGGGCGGTCGACCGGGTGCGCGCCGAGCAGGCCTCCGCCGATCGCACGCTGAAGGTCGGTGTGGCCTCCGTCGACACCCCGTACGACGAGGTGGTGGAAGAGGTGTCCGGGCGGCTGGAGCGCCAGCAGGTGCGCCGCTGCATGGACGATCTCACCGAGCTGCAGCGGCAGGCTGTGACACTCGCCTACTACCAGGGTCACTCGTACCGGGAGGTGGCCGATCTGCTCGGCGCCCCGCTGCCGACGATCAAGACCCGGATGCGGGACGGGCTGATCCGGTTGCGGGACTGTCTGGGTGTGGAGGTGGCCTCATGA
- a CDS encoding Gfo/Idh/MocA family protein has protein sequence MRFGLFGTGPWAHLAHAPALAAHKDVEFVGVWGRNEQKAAELAGRHGVQPYADLDDLIADVDAITVALPPDAQADIAIRAARAGKHLLLDKPIAFTVESAELIVSAARENNAAGVVFFTRRFMPQIEEFLAGAAATGGWLEARVDHLGSIFQDGNPFGESPWRKESGGLWDVGPHATALVLPVLGPVQQVTALAGTRDMTHVLLRHTGGAVTTLTLTVDAPARLEREDAAFYGESGVAPVPAAPWQPVEAFGRAVDALISAADGGPASPLDLEFGAQVVRILAAAAESLSSGRTITIS, from the coding sequence ATGCGGTTCGGACTTTTCGGTACGGGGCCGTGGGCCCATCTGGCGCACGCTCCGGCCCTCGCCGCGCACAAGGACGTGGAGTTCGTCGGGGTGTGGGGCCGCAACGAGCAGAAGGCCGCGGAACTCGCCGGGCGGCACGGGGTGCAGCCCTACGCCGACCTGGACGACCTGATCGCCGACGTCGACGCGATCACCGTGGCCCTGCCGCCGGATGCGCAGGCCGACATCGCGATCCGGGCCGCCCGCGCGGGCAAGCACCTGCTGCTGGACAAGCCGATCGCGTTCACGGTGGAGAGCGCCGAGCTGATCGTGAGCGCCGCGCGGGAGAACAATGCCGCCGGTGTGGTGTTCTTCACTCGCCGGTTCATGCCGCAGATCGAGGAGTTCCTGGCCGGGGCCGCGGCGACCGGCGGCTGGCTGGAGGCCCGGGTCGACCACCTCGGCTCGATCTTCCAGGACGGCAACCCGTTCGGCGAGTCACCGTGGCGCAAGGAGAGCGGCGGCCTGTGGGACGTCGGCCCGCACGCCACCGCGCTGGTGCTGCCGGTGCTCGGCCCGGTGCAGCAGGTCACCGCGCTGGCCGGCACCCGGGACATGACCCATGTGCTGCTGCGCCACACCGGCGGCGCGGTCACCACGCTGACCCTCACGGTCGACGCGCCGGCCCGGCTCGAGCGCGAGGACGCGGCGTTCTACGGCGAGTCCGGCGTGGCGCCGGTGCCGGCGGCCCCGTGGCAGCCGGTGGAGGCGTTCGGCCGGGCCGTCGACGCGCTGATCAGTGCGGCCGACGGTGGTCCGGCGTCGCCGCTCGACCTGGAGTTCGGCGCCCAGGTGGTGCGGATCCTGGCCGCCGCCGCCGAGTCGCTGAGCAGCGGGCGCACGATCACTATTTCGTAG
- a CDS encoding methylenetetrahydrofolate reductase, with product MLDRIGASHGGFSVEFFPPRDAAGEQRLRAAIRQVEALDPAFVSVTYGAGGSSRDRTVATSGWVTEQTSLRAVGHLAAVGHSVTELRAVVGQYAAAGVHDILAVRGDPPGDPLGPWEPHPRGVTYAHELVALIRSIGAFSVGVAAFPYGHPRSADLAEDIRHLRQKVAAGADYAIAQLFFSAADYLRLRDRMAAQGCAVPLLPGIMPLTTPKVLAKAIELSGVRAVPPIATELLRHAADPADFRAAGIDATTRLCAELLAEGVPLLHFYSLNFTTALLEVLNRLTPAHRRG from the coding sequence GTGCTGGATCGCATCGGCGCAAGCCACGGCGGCTTCTCCGTCGAATTCTTCCCACCCCGCGACGCCGCGGGTGAGCAACGGCTGCGGGCGGCCATCCGGCAGGTCGAGGCGCTGGATCCGGCGTTTGTCTCGGTCACGTACGGCGCCGGCGGGTCCAGCCGTGATCGCACGGTGGCCACCAGCGGCTGGGTCACCGAGCAGACCTCGCTCCGCGCCGTCGGCCATCTCGCCGCGGTGGGTCACTCGGTCACCGAGCTGCGCGCTGTCGTGGGCCAGTACGCGGCGGCCGGCGTGCACGACATCCTCGCGGTACGCGGTGACCCGCCCGGCGATCCACTCGGGCCCTGGGAGCCGCATCCGCGCGGGGTCACGTACGCCCACGAGCTGGTCGCGCTGATCCGCTCGATCGGGGCGTTCAGCGTCGGGGTGGCCGCGTTCCCGTACGGGCACCCGCGCTCCGCCGACCTTGCCGAAGACATCCGTCATCTGCGGCAGAAAGTTGCTGCTGGGGCCGATTACGCGATCGCGCAGTTGTTCTTCTCGGCCGCCGACTATCTGCGCCTGCGGGACCGGATGGCGGCCCAGGGCTGTGCCGTGCCGCTGCTGCCCGGCATCATGCCACTCACCACGCCGAAGGTGCTCGCCAAGGCGATCGAGCTCTCCGGTGTGCGCGCTGTGCCCCCGATCGCCACGGAACTGCTGCGCCACGCCGCGGATCCGGCTGACTTCCGAGCGGCGGGCATCGACGCCACGACGCGACTGTGCGCCGAGCTGCTCGCCGAAGGCGTCCCTCTGCTGCATTTCTACAGCCTCAACTTCACCACTGCTTTGCTGGAGGTGCTCAACCGGCTGACCCCGGCGCATCGACGGGGTTGA
- a CDS encoding PfkB family carbohydrate kinase: MRVAVTGSIATDHLMSFPGRFTDNLLADSLDTVSLSFLVDDLQVRRGGTAANVAAGMARLGVTPLLVGAAGHDFGAYGRWLTGIGVDISGVRLSTRHATARFVCTTDVEHNQIASFYAGAMTEAVEIDVTALGALDLVLIGPNDPAAMLRYAADCRAAGLPFAADPSQQLASLTGEQAADVVTGAAYLTTNEYEAALLLERTGWSTAEVLARVGTWMVTLGARGARIARAGQPAEEVPAVPVPKPVDPTGAGDAFRAGLLTGLGRGLPLRRGVQLGCALAAYAVESIGTQDYEADPAGLLARFAAAYGAAAAAELAPCLPVTV, translated from the coding sequence ATGCGCGTCGCCGTCACCGGATCGATCGCCACCGACCACCTGATGAGCTTCCCCGGCCGCTTCACCGACAACCTGCTCGCCGACAGCCTGGACACGGTCTCGTTGTCCTTCCTCGTCGACGACCTCCAGGTGCGCCGCGGCGGCACGGCGGCCAACGTCGCCGCCGGCATGGCCCGCCTGGGCGTCACCCCGCTGCTGGTGGGTGCGGCCGGTCATGACTTCGGCGCGTACGGCCGATGGCTGACCGGCATCGGCGTCGACATCTCTGGAGTGCGGCTGTCCACCAGGCACGCCACCGCACGGTTCGTCTGCACCACCGACGTCGAGCACAACCAGATCGCGTCCTTCTACGCCGGCGCGATGACCGAGGCGGTGGAGATCGACGTGACCGCGCTCGGAGCGCTCGACCTCGTCCTCATCGGGCCGAACGACCCGGCCGCGATGCTCCGGTACGCCGCCGACTGCCGCGCGGCCGGTTTGCCGTTCGCCGCGGATCCGTCGCAGCAGCTGGCCAGCTTGACCGGCGAGCAGGCGGCCGACGTGGTCACCGGCGCCGCCTACCTCACGACCAACGAGTACGAGGCCGCTCTGCTGCTGGAACGCACCGGATGGTCGACGGCCGAGGTGCTGGCCCGAGTCGGTACGTGGATGGTGACCCTCGGCGCTCGTGGTGCCCGGATCGCCCGGGCCGGGCAGCCGGCGGAGGAGGTGCCCGCCGTCCCGGTGCCGAAGCCGGTCGACCCCACCGGCGCGGGCGATGCGTTCCGCGCCGGCCTGCTCACCGGTCTGGGCCGGGGCCTTCCGCTCCGCCGCGGCGTGCAACTGGGCTGCGCGCTCGCCGCGTACGCCGTCGAGTCGATCGGCACCCAGGACTACGAGGCCGATCCGGCCGGGCTGCTGGCGCGTTTTGCCGCGGCGTACGGTGCCGCGGCCGCCGCCGAGCTCGCCCCCTGTCTGCCGGTGACCGTCTGA
- a CDS encoding MFS transporter: protein MSHIETASRTPQRAMPEHRGYLAVGFLTLLIVGTDLFVVSPLLPAMSRDYGVSTAAAGNSVTVFSIVYVIGAPWFGTLADRFGRRSVLVAGLAVFAVANLLTGLAPTFAVLMAARVLAGIAAAAVSPSVYALIGQTAPPARRGVWMSTVVAGFLISLVTGAPIGTLAAAAFGWRAAFVGLALLTAILVAVNAVAWRDAPAAPPVAAGDRLPVTVKVRAVSVTGLWAFAVYSLYTYLGTGLREEAGLPTGMVATALVIYGVGAVVGSLSGGRLADRFGARRVATTGLLVLSVLLLALAAAIHAPAPVLLVLLCLFAVAAYPCLPSYQAQLVSSFPAQAGSILAWNSSVMYLGTSLGAAAGSVLLAGAGFRAIPLVAAAVGLIGALVCGRFAISSARLT, encoded by the coding sequence GTGAGCCACATCGAGACAGCCAGCCGGACGCCGCAGCGCGCCATGCCGGAGCACCGCGGCTATCTGGCCGTCGGGTTCCTCACGCTGCTGATAGTCGGCACCGACCTGTTCGTCGTCTCGCCGTTGCTGCCGGCCATGTCCCGCGACTACGGTGTCTCGACGGCGGCCGCCGGCAACTCGGTCACCGTCTTCTCGATCGTGTACGTCATCGGCGCACCGTGGTTCGGCACCCTCGCCGACCGGTTCGGCCGACGCTCCGTCCTGGTGGCCGGGCTCGCGGTCTTCGCCGTGGCCAACCTGCTGACCGGGCTGGCCCCGACGTTCGCCGTGCTGATGGCGGCCCGGGTGCTGGCCGGCATCGCGGCCGCCGCGGTGAGCCCCTCGGTCTATGCGCTGATCGGCCAGACCGCGCCGCCCGCCCGCCGGGGTGTCTGGATGTCCACGGTCGTGGCGGGTTTCCTGATCTCCCTGGTCACCGGCGCGCCCATCGGCACGCTGGCGGCAGCGGCATTCGGCTGGCGGGCCGCCTTCGTCGGGCTCGCCCTGCTGACCGCGATCCTGGTGGCCGTGAACGCGGTCGCCTGGCGAGACGCCCCGGCCGCGCCCCCCGTCGCGGCCGGGGACCGCCTCCCGGTCACCGTGAAGGTCCGTGCGGTCAGCGTCACCGGGCTGTGGGCGTTCGCGGTCTACTCGCTCTACACCTATCTCGGCACCGGTCTGCGCGAGGAGGCCGGCCTGCCGACCGGCATGGTGGCAACCGCGCTGGTGATCTACGGCGTCGGCGCGGTCGTCGGCAGCCTCAGCGGTGGCCGCCTCGCCGACCGGTTCGGCGCCCGCCGGGTCGCCACGACCGGCTTGCTCGTGCTGTCCGTGCTGCTGCTGGCCCTGGCCGCGGCCATCCACGCCCCTGCGCCGGTGCTGCTCGTGCTGCTCTGCTTGTTCGCGGTCGCGGCCTACCCGTGCCTCCCGTCGTACCAGGCCCAGCTCGTCAGCTCGTTCCCCGCCCAGGCCGGCTCGATTCTGGCCTGGAACAGCAGCGTCATGTACCTGGGCACGTCGCTGGGTGCGGCCGCGGGCAGCGTCCTGCTCGCCGGTGCGGGTTTCCGCGCCATCCCGCTCGTCGCCGCGGCGGTGGGGCTGATCGGCGCGCTGGTCTGCGGTCGCTTCGCGATCAGCAGCGCGCGCCTGACCTGA
- a CDS encoding MarR family winged helix-turn-helix transcriptional regulator — protein MPDQDSVDVVLEQWARTPYDLPVAPMAVAKRVSRLAHHLDQLAHQALAPHGIDRGQYDVLAALLRSGHPYELTPTALNRAVLISSGGLTKRLAHLEQRGLITRRLAAEDRRSLLVALTETGRQVTAAATVEHARTQAEALSGLSPDDQATLAALLRVILIDRENDRAPAG, from the coding sequence ATGCCCGACCAGGACTCTGTGGATGTGGTGCTCGAGCAGTGGGCCCGGACGCCGTACGACCTGCCGGTCGCACCGATGGCCGTGGCCAAGCGGGTCAGCCGCCTGGCACACCACCTGGACCAGCTCGCCCATCAGGCGCTGGCACCGCACGGCATCGACCGGGGGCAGTACGACGTGCTCGCCGCGCTGCTGCGCAGCGGTCACCCGTACGAGTTGACCCCGACCGCGCTCAACCGGGCCGTGCTGATCTCCTCGGGCGGGCTGACCAAACGGCTCGCCCACCTCGAACAGCGTGGCCTGATCACCCGCCGGCTGGCCGCCGAGGACCGGCGCTCCCTGCTGGTCGCCCTCACCGAGACCGGACGCCAGGTCACCGCCGCCGCGACCGTCGAGCACGCGCGCACCCAGGCCGAGGCGCTGTCCGGCCTCTCCCCGGACGACCAGGCCACCCTGGCGGCCCTGCTGCGGGTGATCCTGATCGATCGGGAGAACGACCGGGCGCCGGCCGGCTAG
- a CDS encoding NAD-dependent succinate-semialdehyde dehydrogenase: MSSVLSTAPTGLAALPPGARQLLRDSCLIDGRWQAALDGRTFAVDDPATGATIGRVPLMGAAEADAAVAAAGRAQQLWARRTAKDRAAVLDRWAAALRERRADLAAILTLEQGKPLAEASAEIEYAASFLTFFAAEAPRITGEIIPGHRPDARIMVLRQAAGVAACITPWNFPAAMVTRKAAPALAAGCTVVLKPAEQTPLTALAVAALGELSGLPAGTLNVITGDAPAIGRVWCDHPAVRVLSFTGSTEVGKLLAERGARTVKRLSLELGGNAAFLVFADADLDAAVEGAVLSKFRHSGQTCVCTNRFLVEDSVAEEFTARFAERIATLRVGNGFHEGTDVGPLIDDDAVAKVTGHLSDAVGRGAALLAGGETEPGSRFVTPALVGGVTADMRVMTEETFGPLAAVARFGSEQEALALANNTRSGLAGYLWTRDLARSWRVSEGLEVGMVGVNTGFLSVETAPFGGVKESGLGREGSRHGIEEFLDLKYLCLGGIG; the protein is encoded by the coding sequence CACCGACCGGGCTCGCTGCGCTGCCGCCGGGCGCGCGGCAGCTGTTGCGGGACTCCTGCCTGATCGACGGCCGATGGCAGGCGGCGCTCGACGGCCGGACGTTCGCGGTGGACGACCCCGCCACCGGTGCGACGATCGGGCGGGTACCGCTGATGGGCGCGGCCGAGGCGGACGCGGCCGTGGCGGCGGCCGGCCGGGCGCAGCAGTTGTGGGCCCGGCGCACGGCCAAGGACCGGGCCGCGGTGCTGGACCGGTGGGCGGCGGCACTGCGGGAACGGCGCGCCGATCTGGCCGCGATCCTCACCCTCGAGCAGGGCAAGCCGCTGGCCGAGGCGAGCGCCGAGATCGAGTACGCGGCGTCGTTCCTGACGTTCTTCGCGGCCGAGGCGCCCCGGATCACCGGCGAGATCATCCCCGGGCATCGGCCGGACGCGCGGATCATGGTGCTGCGGCAGGCGGCCGGGGTGGCGGCCTGCATCACGCCGTGGAACTTCCCGGCCGCCATGGTGACCCGCAAGGCGGCACCGGCGCTCGCCGCCGGCTGCACGGTCGTCCTGAAGCCGGCCGAGCAGACCCCGCTCACCGCGCTGGCGGTGGCCGCCCTCGGCGAACTGTCCGGTCTGCCCGCGGGCACCCTCAACGTGATCACCGGGGACGCGCCGGCGATCGGGCGGGTCTGGTGCGACCATCCCGCCGTGCGCGTGCTGTCGTTCACCGGGTCCACCGAGGTGGGCAAGCTGCTGGCCGAGCGCGGTGCCCGTACGGTCAAACGATTGTCGCTCGAACTGGGTGGCAACGCGGCTTTCCTGGTCTTCGCCGACGCCGACCTGGACGCGGCGGTGGAGGGCGCGGTGCTCTCGAAGTTCCGCCACTCCGGTCAGACCTGCGTGTGCACCAACCGTTTCCTGGTCGAGGATTCGGTCGCGGAGGAGTTCACCGCGCGGTTTGCCGAGCGCATCGCCACGCTGCGGGTGGGCAACGGTTTTCATGAGGGCACCGACGTCGGTCCGCTGATCGATGACGATGCGGTGGCCAAGGTGACCGGCCATCTGTCCGATGCCGTCGGACGTGGGGCGGCCCTGCTCGCCGGTGGCGAGACCGAACCCGGCAGCCGGTTCGTGACCCCGGCGCTCGTGGGTGGTGTCACCGCTGACATGCGAGTGATGACCGAGGAGACGTTCGGGCCGCTGGCGGCGGTCGCCCGGTTCGGCTCCGAGCAGGAGGCGCTGGCGCTCGCGAACAACACCCGGTCGGGACTGGCCGGCTATCTCTGGACCCGTGATCTGGCCCGTTCGTGGCGGGTCAGCGAGGGCCTGGAGGTCGGCATGGTCGGCGTCAACACCGGCTTCCTGTCGGTGGAGACCGCACCGTTCGGCGGGGTCAAGGAGTCCGGCCTGGGGCGGGAGGGCTCCCGGCACGGCATCGAGGAGTTCCTGGACCTCAAGTACCTCTGTCTGGGCGGGATCGGCTAG